The Pseudodesulfovibrio alkaliphilus genome has a window encoding:
- a CDS encoding sulfotransferase domain-containing protein, which translates to MTALGNRVTSERWPDFIIAGAAKSGTTSLFHYLKEHPGVFMSDEKEPSFFSTSELSGYHDRGQYLEMFRDAQPDQMAGEASVVYLMDPDSARRIHDMLGDSVKLIMVLRNPVNVMYSHWGHRYRDGIEHREAEVALLESFNEMEWNPQRWHFQHALRAQFYEQLKRYFDLFDPERMRVYIFEEFFSDGLPLFSDLCRFLDIDDAYKPKAVAYNRNYLVRSHFVQRFVNVYYRKYFLNWAKFIFTESVRNKCKNALETWNSSGSDKRPIPAIAGDLRSRLEDRLSPGVRKLENLLGRDLSGVWF; encoded by the coding sequence ATGACCGCTTTGGGAAACAGGGTAACCAGCGAGAGGTGGCCGGACTTCATCATTGCGGGAGCGGCCAAATCCGGTACGACGTCGTTGTTTCATTACCTCAAGGAACATCCAGGTGTCTTCATGTCGGATGAGAAGGAGCCGAGCTTTTTTTCAACGAGCGAACTAAGTGGCTATCACGACCGAGGGCAATATCTCGAAATGTTTCGTGATGCGCAGCCTGATCAGATGGCAGGGGAAGCCTCGGTGGTATACCTCATGGACCCGGACAGTGCTCGGCGGATTCATGATATGTTGGGTGATTCCGTCAAGTTGATCATGGTGCTGCGCAACCCTGTTAATGTCATGTACTCCCATTGGGGGCATCGTTACCGGGACGGAATCGAGCATCGAGAGGCGGAAGTCGCTCTGCTCGAATCATTCAACGAAATGGAATGGAATCCGCAACGTTGGCATTTCCAGCATGCCTTGAGGGCTCAATTTTACGAGCAATTGAAGCGGTATTTCGACTTGTTCGACCCAGAACGTATGAGGGTTTACATTTTTGAGGAATTTTTTAGCGACGGGTTGCCTTTGTTTTCTGATTTGTGTCGGTTTCTGGACATTGATGATGCGTACAAGCCGAAAGCTGTCGCATACAACAGAAACTACTTGGTGCGCAGCCATTTTGTGCAGAGGTTTGTAAATGTTTATTATAGGAAGTATTTCCTGAACTGGGCAAAATTCATCTTTACGGAATCGGTGCGCAACAAATGCAAGAACGCACTAGAGACATGGAACAGTAGCGGCAGTGATAAGAGGCCCATTCCCGCGATAGCGGGCGACCTCAGGTCGCGACTCGAAGATCGTTTGTCTCCGGGCGTCCGAAAACTGGAAAACTTGCTTGGCAGAGATTTGTCCGGCGTGTGGTTTTAG